A region of Phosphitispora fastidiosa DNA encodes the following proteins:
- a CDS encoding ATP-binding cassette domain-containing protein, giving the protein MTAIEISDLRYTYADGTMALKGISLAIKKGARVALLGPNGAGKSTLLLHLNGINLPQQGAVNVFGRQVNKKTEAVIRREVGLVFQDPDDQVFSTSVWDDVAFGPLNMGLSRHDIEHRVADALNTVGMWELREKAPHHLSFGQKKRVAIAGVLAMDPEVIVLDEPTAYLDPGGQEVLMAILRDFHSRGKTLIVATHDMDMAAEWADSVIIIKHGATLAQGGTELLGDCSLMKEANLKLPTVSLVFSHFDGFKGKALPRTVAEAVSILKGYLK; this is encoded by the coding sequence GTGACGGCTATTGAAATAAGTGACTTAAGATATACTTATGCTGATGGGACAATGGCGCTGAAAGGAATCTCCCTGGCCATAAAAAAAGGGGCCAGGGTAGCCTTGTTGGGACCTAATGGGGCCGGGAAATCTACTCTGCTTTTGCATTTAAATGGGATAAACCTTCCTCAGCAGGGTGCGGTCAACGTGTTTGGCCGTCAGGTGAATAAAAAGACTGAGGCGGTGATCCGCCGGGAAGTAGGACTGGTATTTCAGGATCCTGATGATCAGGTGTTTTCCACATCGGTTTGGGATGATGTGGCTTTTGGCCCCTTGAATATGGGCCTGTCAAGGCATGATATTGAACACAGGGTGGCTGATGCCCTGAATACTGTGGGTATGTGGGAATTAAGAGAAAAAGCGCCACATCACCTTAGTTTTGGGCAAAAGAAGCGTGTTGCCATTGCCGGAGTTCTGGCGATGGACCCGGAGGTCATCGTCTTGGACGAACCTACGGCTTATCTTGACCCTGGCGGGCAGGAAGTGCTGATGGCTATTCTCCGGGATTTTCACAGCCGCGGCAAAACACTGATTGTGGCCACTCATGATATGGATATGGCTGCAGAGTGGGCCGATTCAGTTATTATCATTAAGCACGGCGCCACCCTTGCCCAGGGCGGGACAGAGCTGCTTGGGGATTGTTCGCTGATGAAGGAAGCAAATTTAAAGCTGCCCACGGTTTCACTGGTATTCAGCCACTTCGATGGGTTTAAGGGGAAAGCGCTGCCCAGGACGGTTGCCGAAGCGGTGAGTATTCTGAAAGGGTATTTAAAGTAA
- the dnaG gene encoding DNA primase, which yields MFIPEEVIDEVRASSDIINVVSDYVRLRKQGNNYVGLCPFHSEKTPSFMVSADKQIFRCFGCGEGGNVISFIMKWEKISFPEAVRFLANRAGITISEEEDPVKNARLKELNEAYEINELVKDFYQYILANHPVAGEARNYLKKRGLTEETIDKFQIGFAPPSWDGLLHFLNKKGYAPEKLEKLGVVLARSKGKPGFYDRFRNRVMFPIWDIRGKVVGFGGRVLDDGVPKYLNSPETILFNKSHLLYGINKAAESIRREDQAIIVEGYLDVITCHQAGISNVVASLGTAFTREQGKLLLRYSQSVIMAYDADAAGVHATMRGWQLLDDLGCRVRVVSIPDGKDPDEFIRTHGADEFLQVVRQGAQTLSEFNTDRALEKYDMATLEGKFKIASEVIPSITNISNEIEKNEAIMRLAQRLHLSPEAVRAEVEKKPRTARNTWSKRDKITDARNNNDNRVLGQIASGDEDARSKAEESLLVLMLNDSNIFLKVKEEIGVHFSLRQEYLNIVNLLNEIVENELDYQPAVLFDRLQDESATQVLKRLILMEIPRENMNQVIEDCIRTVKEDEIRKKREELLKRMEEADKARDQELRKQLLLEYSKLI from the coding sequence GTGTTTATTCCGGAAGAAGTAATTGATGAAGTGCGTGCTTCGAGTGACATAATTAATGTGGTCTCGGATTATGTAAGACTTCGAAAACAGGGTAATAACTATGTTGGCCTCTGCCCATTTCATAGCGAAAAAACCCCTTCATTTATGGTCAGCGCGGACAAACAGATTTTCCGCTGTTTTGGCTGTGGTGAGGGTGGTAATGTTATTTCTTTCATTATGAAGTGGGAAAAAATTAGTTTCCCTGAAGCTGTTAGGTTTCTTGCCAACAGGGCCGGAATTACAATCTCTGAAGAAGAAGACCCTGTAAAAAACGCCAGATTAAAAGAGCTTAATGAGGCATATGAAATAAATGAACTTGTTAAGGATTTTTATCAATATATATTAGCGAATCACCCGGTTGCCGGGGAAGCCAGGAATTACCTGAAAAAAAGGGGATTAACAGAGGAAACAATAGATAAATTTCAGATAGGTTTTGCCCCACCTTCGTGGGACGGTCTGCTCCATTTTTTAAATAAGAAGGGATATGCTCCGGAAAAACTGGAAAAGTTGGGTGTGGTTTTGGCCCGCAGCAAAGGGAAACCGGGGTTTTATGACAGGTTTCGAAATAGGGTGATGTTCCCTATATGGGATATCCGTGGTAAGGTGGTGGGTTTTGGAGGCCGTGTTTTGGATGACGGTGTTCCCAAATACCTGAATTCACCTGAAACGATTCTTTTTAACAAAAGCCATCTACTATATGGAATAAACAAAGCAGCTGAAAGTATCAGGCGCGAGGACCAGGCTATAATAGTTGAGGGATATCTTGATGTTATAACGTGCCATCAGGCGGGGATTTCCAATGTAGTGGCTTCACTGGGCACAGCTTTCACCAGAGAGCAGGGTAAACTCCTGCTAAGGTACTCTCAGTCAGTAATTATGGCTTATGATGCTGATGCTGCCGGTGTCCATGCCACAATGCGCGGTTGGCAGCTTCTTGATGACCTGGGCTGCAGGGTTCGCGTTGTCAGTATCCCGGATGGAAAAGACCCCGATGAATTTATCAGAACTCACGGGGCGGATGAGTTTCTTCAGGTTGTCAGGCAAGGCGCCCAGACACTCAGCGAATTTAATACAGATAGGGCCCTGGAAAAATATGATATGGCAACTTTAGAAGGAAAATTCAAGATTGCCAGCGAAGTAATACCTAGTATCACGAATATTTCAAATGAAATAGAGAAAAACGAAGCCATTATGAGGCTGGCCCAAAGGCTTCACCTGAGCCCGGAGGCAGTCAGGGCCGAAGTTGAAAAAAAGCCTCGGACAGCAAGAAATACCTGGTCAAAACGGGATAAAATTACTGACGCTAGGAATAATAACGATAATCGTGTTCTGGGCCAAATTGCTTCCGGAGACGAGGATGCCAGGTCAAAAGCTGAAGAATCACTACTGGTTTTAATGTTAAATGATAGCAATATATTTTTGAAAGTAAAGGAAGAAATAGGAGTTCATTTTAGTTTAAGGCAGGAATATCTTAATATTGTAAACTTATTGAATGAAATTGTTGAAAATGAGTTAGATTATCAACCGGCAGTACTTTTTGATCGTTTACAAGACGAATCTGCGACACAGGTTCTGAAAAGACTTATCCTTATGGAGATACCAAGGGAGAATATGAACCAGGTAATTGAGGACTGTATCAGGACCGTTAAAGAAGATGAAATACGGAAAAAACGTGAGGAACTGTTAAAAAGGATGGAAGAGGCAGATAAAGCACGTGACCAGGAACTCAGGAAGCAGCTCCTGTTGGAATATTCTAAGTTAATTTAA
- the rpoD gene encoding RNA polymerase sigma factor RpoD: protein MSKDIVQIEGVQELIDKGKKRGILSYTDIMNTLQGVELTPEQIEDVYDKLAGAGIEVVPEVPDLEPLDSEEIEAEGEEDEIEVDLSVPEGIGIDDPVRMYLKEIGRVPLLTAEEEVELAKRMEKGEEEAKRRLAEANLRLVVSIAKRYVGRGLLFLDLIQEGNLGLIKAVEKFDYQKGFKFSTYATWWIRQAITRAIADQARTIRIPVHMVETINKLIRVSRQLLQEFGREPVPEEIAEEMDIPVERVREIMKIAQEPVSLETPIGEEEDSHLGDFIEDQEAPAPAEAASFILLREQLEDVLETLTPREEKVLRLRFGLDDGRSRTLEEVGQEFGVTRERIRQIEAKALRKLRHPSRSKKLKDFLD from the coding sequence ATGTCAAAGGATATCGTTCAGATCGAAGGAGTTCAGGAATTAATTGATAAAGGGAAAAAACGGGGAATTTTATCATATACTGATATAATGAACACTTTGCAGGGAGTTGAACTGACTCCTGAACAGATAGAAGATGTTTATGACAAACTGGCAGGCGCTGGTATTGAAGTTGTGCCTGAAGTGCCGGACCTGGAACCCCTCGATAGTGAGGAAATTGAAGCCGAAGGTGAGGAAGATGAAATAGAAGTTGACCTCTCCGTACCCGAAGGCATAGGAATAGATGATCCTGTACGCATGTACCTGAAAGAAATCGGCAGAGTCCCCCTCCTAACAGCTGAAGAAGAGGTAGAACTCGCTAAAAGGATGGAAAAAGGTGAGGAAGAAGCCAAACGAAGGCTGGCAGAGGCAAACCTGAGGCTGGTAGTAAGTATTGCCAAACGTTATGTTGGCAGGGGACTGCTGTTTCTGGACCTCATTCAGGAAGGGAACCTTGGCCTGATAAAGGCTGTTGAAAAGTTTGATTACCAGAAGGGTTTTAAATTCAGTACTTACGCTACATGGTGGATCAGACAGGCAATCACCAGAGCAATTGCCGATCAGGCAAGGACCATCAGGATTCCGGTACACATGGTGGAGACTATTAACAAGCTGATTAGAGTGTCACGTCAGCTTCTTCAGGAATTTGGCAGGGAGCCTGTTCCTGAGGAAATTGCTGAGGAGATGGATATACCGGTTGAACGGGTCAGGGAGATAATGAAGATTGCCCAGGAACCTGTTTCCCTGGAGACACCTATAGGTGAAGAAGAGGACTCCCATTTGGGTGATTTTATAGAGGACCAGGAAGCTCCTGCTCCGGCAGAAGCTGCATCATTTATCCTGCTCCGGGAGCAGTTGGAAGATGTTCTGGAGACCCTTACCCCGCGTGAGGAAAAAGTATTGAGGCTGAGGTTTGGGCTTGATGACGGAAGATCACGGACCCTTGAAGAAGTGGGGCAGGAGTTTGGGGTTACCAGGGAGCGCATCAGGCAGATTGAAGCCAAGGCGCTGCGAAAACTACGCCATCCGAGCCGCAGTAAAAAACTTAAAGATTTTTTAGATTAA
- a CDS encoding DUF3800 domain-containing protein: MANIYIDESGSMTHEVHIKKNKYFITTLILVEEPEKLKRVHKRFIQKNFSKLKAIDTDSKMFDGNDFIELKGSAFTPDMKREFVSYFCRNNHFRVFYIKIDNSKASQNLYKSKARAFNYVLKLAFEHLNNRGILVDRNWVLNIDERNLKTEAKHQLNEFLNTELSTGKDIVDDISVQYFNSSQNKIIQVADVFSNLFYSNILTEGTYDNEIKHMIDNGYLLNIFRFPLTE; encoded by the coding sequence ATGGCTAATATATATATCGATGAGTCTGGAAGTATGACCCACGAGGTGCATATAAAAAAGAATAAATATTTTATAACTACTCTAATACTTGTTGAAGAACCTGAAAAATTGAAGAGAGTTCACAAAAGGTTTATTCAAAAAAATTTTAGTAAACTAAAAGCGATAGATACAGACAGCAAAATGTTTGATGGCAACGATTTTATTGAATTAAAAGGTTCTGCTTTTACACCAGACATGAAAAGGGAATTTGTGAGCTATTTCTGTAGAAATAATCACTTTAGGGTTTTCTACATAAAGATAGATAATTCAAAGGCCAGCCAGAATCTTTACAAAAGTAAAGCAAGAGCTTTTAATTATGTTCTAAAATTAGCTTTTGAGCATCTGAACAACAGGGGCATATTAGTTGACAGAAATTGGGTTTTAAACATAGATGAACGGAATCTAAAAACTGAAGCCAAGCATCAATTAAATGAATTTTTAAATACAGAGCTATCAACAGGTAAGGATATTGTTGATGATATTTCTGTACAATACTTTAACTCTAGTCAAAATAAAATTATTCAAGTAGCAGATGTATTTTCAAACCTATTTTATTCTAATATACTGACAGAGGGCACTTACGACAATGAAATTAAACATATGATTGATAACGGATACTTGTTAAATATATTTAGATTTCCCCTTACTGAATAA
- a CDS encoding YaiI/YqxD family protein, translating to MVSNSSRATPKILVDADSCPVKDIIIKAAGDTGTPVVLVASISHLISCDNEDVQVITVDNVPQAADMAVINHTDAGDIVVTGDYGLASLALARGAIPVSSRGFVFTSDNIDRLLLQRHIDVKIRRGGGRTKGPKALTEADRQSFERVLRKLVKQQARNNLDILQGDNPPEG from the coding sequence GTGGTCTCGAATAGTAGTAGAGCAACTCCTAAAATTCTGGTAGATGCTGATTCGTGTCCGGTAAAAGACATAATTATTAAAGCAGCCGGTGATACTGGGACTCCTGTCGTTTTGGTGGCAAGTATTTCCCACCTTATTTCCTGTGATAATGAAGATGTGCAGGTAATAACTGTTGATAATGTTCCTCAGGCAGCGGATATGGCCGTGATAAACCATACTGATGCCGGAGACATTGTGGTTACAGGGGATTATGGACTGGCCTCACTGGCATTGGCAAGAGGAGCAATACCGGTTTCATCAAGGGGATTTGTTTTTACGTCTGACAACATAGACAGGCTGCTGTTACAGAGGCATATTGATGTCAAAATACGCAGAGGCGGTGGCAGGACCAAAGGCCCCAAAGCATTGACAGAAGCGGATCGGCAGAGTTTTGAGAGGGTGTTAAGGAAATTAGTCAAACAGCAGGCTCGGAATAATCTGGATATTTTACAAGGTGATAACCCTCCGGAAGGATAA
- a CDS encoding deoxyguanosinetriphosphate triphosphohydrolase: MKIRLRIEEMEKQQLSQYAALSSASRGREVWEELCPVRTAFQRDRDRIIHSKGFRRLKQKTQVFISPTGDHYRTRLTHTLEVAQIARTIAKALRLNEDLTEAIALGHDLGHTPFGHAGEEALDEVLADFGLSFKHNEQSLRVVDILEPMNLTREVRDGILNHTGKTDPITLEGRIVKTADRIAYINHDIDDALRGGIITEEDIPPECIMVLGSRHNERINTMVTDMIGSSWESPEISMSPEVWEAMNSLRDYLFNRVYIGSEAKTEEQKAKKVLQKLFAYYVETPEALPQYLRKMQAESTGARTACDYVAGMTDGYALHTYKKLFLPNPWLDQ; encoded by the coding sequence ATGAAAATCAGGTTACGTATTGAAGAAATGGAAAAGCAGCAGCTTTCTCAATATGCTGCCCTCAGTTCTGCTAGCAGAGGCAGGGAGGTATGGGAAGAGCTATGCCCTGTCAGAACGGCTTTCCAGCGTGACCGTGACCGGATTATCCATTCCAAAGGATTTCGCAGGCTGAAACAAAAGACACAGGTTTTCATTTCTCCTACCGGTGATCATTACCGGACGAGGCTTACCCATACTCTTGAGGTCGCTCAGATAGCCCGCACAATTGCCAAGGCTCTCAGGCTGAATGAAGACCTGACTGAAGCAATTGCGCTGGGACATGATTTAGGGCACACTCCCTTTGGACATGCCGGTGAGGAAGCCCTTGACGAAGTGCTCGCAGACTTTGGGCTGTCATTTAAACATAATGAGCAGAGCCTGCGGGTTGTTGACATTTTAGAGCCCATGAACCTGACCCGGGAAGTACGGGACGGCATTCTGAACCATACCGGGAAAACAGACCCGATAACTTTGGAGGGCCGTATCGTCAAGACAGCTGACCGGATAGCATATATTAATCATGATATCGATGATGCCCTCAGAGGTGGAATTATCACCGAGGAAGATATTCCCCCGGAATGTATCATGGTTTTGGGCAGCAGGCACAATGAAAGGATTAACACCATGGTCACAGACATGATTGGCTCCAGCTGGGAAAGTCCTGAAATAAGTATGAGTCCTGAGGTATGGGAAGCCATGAATAGCCTGAGGGATTACCTGTTCAACAGGGTATACATAGGCTCAGAGGCCAAAACAGAGGAACAGAAGGCCAAAAAGGTACTTCAAAAGCTCTTTGCCTATTATGTTGAAACCCCGGAAGCGCTTCCGCAATATCTGCGAAAAATGCAGGCGGAAAGTACCGGGGCCCGCACAGCCTGTGATTATGTGGCAGGGATGACAGACGGATATGCTCTGCATACCTACAAAAAGCTTTTTCTCCCCAACCCATGGCTTGACCAATAG
- a CDS encoding flavodoxin family protein, producing MLIVGLNGSPQKEGNTVNMINAALEAASRMGAETRVLHITDAMKGVAQPFCNNCSPVCEGVCARGNNLGEAFDLLRRADGIIIGSPVYFGTVSAQLKGFWDKSRVLRKEKALVNVVGGAVSVGASRFGGQETTVRAIQDMMLVQGMTVIGDGYIEDDAGHLGACAQKPSSEDSFGLERAAIMGRRVAELAGATMALRKR from the coding sequence TTGTTAATAGTGGGTTTGAATGGGAGTCCCCAAAAAGAAGGCAATACCGTAAACATGATTAATGCTGCCCTGGAAGCTGCATCACGCATGGGTGCAGAGACCAGGGTGCTCCATATTACCGATGCCATGAAGGGAGTTGCCCAGCCTTTCTGCAATAACTGCTCACCTGTATGTGAGGGTGTATGTGCCAGGGGCAATAATCTTGGAGAAGCATTTGACCTGTTGCGTAGGGCTGATGGTATCATTATCGGCAGTCCGGTATACTTTGGAACTGTTTCTGCACAGCTCAAGGGATTTTGGGATAAATCAAGGGTGCTTCGTAAGGAAAAGGCCCTGGTAAATGTTGTGGGCGGAGCTGTAAGTGTAGGTGCGTCGCGTTTCGGCGGCCAGGAAACAACAGTAAGGGCCATTCAGGATATGATGTTAGTCCAGGGAATGACGGTTATCGGGGATGGTTACATTGAGGATGATGCCGGACACCTGGGAGCCTGTGCCCAAAAGCCCTCTTCTGAAGACAGTTTCGGACTTGAGAGAGCAGCTATCATGGGACGCAGGGTTGCTGAACTGGCAGGAGCTACGATGGCTTTGCGGAAGAGGTAA